In Azospirillaceae bacterium, a genomic segment contains:
- a CDS encoding DUF445 domain-containing protein translates to MPAKPPPLPFDPATENDRAASLRRWRRIASLYLAVAAALWLAARLVPRLLPDFIGWPWPGFWSLLRAVGEAGLVGGLADWFAVTALFRHPLGVPVPHTALVPQNRDRIADGIATYIDSEFLAPDRLRGQVQRLNAADQLALALANPAHRAQLADLALAALPRLLSRDREAALREALARAALEGLRALDLRPMVARLLREAINSPMFEALIQEISDHGVVLVHGSRPHIRDAVASRSKWWMPRALDHSLADQVTDALAGHLFDLRSPHSEAGHGLRLWLAEIPDRIAEGDALGERLATVLRNAIDIKTLRLLLRHLIGRVKAAALEDTERPDGTLRGALDAALLSLAQELARPGTRARLDEAVENAFLAAIPGWRTAIRTFITDTLKAQDAADFSRRLEEGVGKDLQFIRINGTVLGALIGATLYLLDLTFG, encoded by the coding sequence ATGCCTGCCAAGCCGCCCCCCCTGCCCTTCGATCCCGCCACCGAGAACGACCGCGCCGCATCCTTGCGGCGGTGGCGCCGCATCGCCAGCCTGTATCTGGCGGTGGCGGCGGCCCTGTGGCTGGCCGCCCGCCTGGTGCCCCGCCTGCTGCCCGATTTCATCGGCTGGCCCTGGCCGGGATTCTGGAGCCTGCTGCGCGCCGTGGGCGAGGCCGGGCTGGTCGGCGGCCTGGCCGACTGGTTCGCGGTGACCGCCCTGTTCCGCCATCCGCTGGGCGTGCCCGTCCCCCACACCGCCCTGGTGCCGCAGAACCGCGACCGCATCGCCGACGGCATCGCCACATACATCGACAGCGAATTCCTGGCGCCGGACCGGCTGCGCGGCCAGGTGCAGCGGCTGAACGCCGCCGACCAATTGGCCCTGGCCCTGGCCAACCCCGCCCATCGCGCCCAGTTGGCCGACCTGGCCCTGGCGGCCCTGCCCCGCCTGCTGTCGCGCGACCGCGAGGCAGCCCTGCGCGAGGCCCTGGCGCGGGCGGCGCTGGAGGGCCTGCGCGCCCTGGATCTGCGTCCCATGGTCGCGCGCCTGCTGCGTGAGGCCATCAACAGCCCGATGTTCGAAGCCCTGATCCAGGAAATCTCCGACCACGGCGTCGTCCTGGTCCACGGCAGCCGGCCGCACATCCGCGACGCCGTGGCCAGCCGGTCGAAATGGTGGATGCCCCGGGCGCTGGACCACAGTCTGGCCGACCAGGTGACGGACGCCCTGGCGGGCCACCTGTTCGACCTGCGCAGCCCCCACAGCGAGGCCGGCCACGGCCTGCGCCTGTGGCTGGCGGAGATCCCCGACCGCATCGCCGAGGGAGACGCCCTGGGCGAGCGGCTGGCGACCGTGCTGCGCAACGCCATCGACATCAAGACCCTGCGCCTGCTGCTGCGCCACCTGATCGGCCGGGTGAAGGCCGCAGCACTGGAAGATACGGAGCGGCCGGACGGCACCCTGCGCGGCGCCCTGGACGCGGCCCTGCTGTCGCTGGCCCAGGAACTGGCGCGCCCCGGCACCCGCGCCCGCCTGGATGAGGCGGTGGAGAACGCCTTCCTGGCCGCCATCCCCGGCTGGCGCACCGCCATCCGCACCTTCATCACCGACACCCTGAAGGCCCAGGACGCCGCCGACTTCTCCCGCCGGCTGGAGGAAGGCGTGGGCAAGGATCTGCAGTTCATCCGCATCAACGGCACGGTGCTGGGCGCCCTGATCGGCGCCACGCTTTACCTGCTGGACCTTACTTTCGGCTAA
- a CDS encoding tetratricopeptide repeat protein, translated as MRAKFYPLMLGALLAVGIGTAHAKDKEKDATPPEKAISKELVPPLQAAQQALGEKNYQAVLDNAATAEAAKADRTPYENFLITEMRLQAYLGLKDNPHLAEALETELASGQLAPEEAARRSLTLAQVYYQDKNYAKFLEKSDALVQAGTAPAEFYNLRCQAQYSLKNFDATGPACQAAIDVATKAGQPAPEQIYQMQLDSTVRRKDYSAYVDGLGEILKYYPKQDYWADYLTFMQKKPGYSDRLTLDVYRLMLRVNAIKEGNEYLDMADLASHAALPGEAKAVLEKGQPLLGGNPTAKQMLAESTKAAAEDQKTIDKTVAEAAKAPTGVPLEKLGQAYASYGNYPKAIELIQQGIAKGVKEPNDAKLHLAEVYVAAGQKDQAVKIFQELANAGPGFKELSNGWLIYLNQPA; from the coding sequence ATGCGCGCCAAATTCTATCCCCTGATGCTGGGTGCCCTGCTGGCCGTTGGCATTGGGACCGCCCATGCCAAGGACAAGGAAAAGGACGCCACGCCGCCGGAGAAGGCCATCAGCAAGGAGCTGGTCCCGCCGCTGCAAGCCGCGCAGCAGGCCCTGGGGGAAAAGAACTACCAGGCGGTGCTGGACAACGCCGCCACGGCCGAGGCCGCCAAGGCCGACCGCACGCCCTATGAGAATTTCCTGATCACCGAGATGCGTCTGCAGGCCTATCTGGGCCTGAAGGACAACCCGCATCTGGCCGAAGCGCTGGAGACGGAACTGGCGTCCGGCCAGTTGGCCCCGGAAGAGGCCGCCCGCCGCAGCCTGACGCTGGCCCAGGTCTATTACCAGGACAAGAACTACGCCAAGTTCCTGGAGAAGTCCGACGCCCTGGTCCAGGCCGGCACCGCCCCGGCGGAATTCTACAACCTGCGCTGCCAGGCCCAGTACTCGCTGAAGAACTTCGACGCGACCGGTCCGGCCTGCCAGGCCGCCATCGACGTGGCCACGAAGGCCGGCCAGCCGGCGCCGGAACAGATCTACCAGATGCAGCTGGACAGCACCGTCCGCCGCAAGGATTACAGCGCCTATGTCGACGGCCTGGGTGAGATCCTGAAGTACTACCCGAAGCAGGATTACTGGGCCGACTACCTGACCTTCATGCAGAAGAAGCCGGGCTATTCCGACCGCCTGACGCTGGACGTCTATCGCCTGATGCTGCGCGTCAACGCCATCAAGGAAGGCAACGAGTACCTGGACATGGCCGATCTGGCCAGCCACGCCGCCCTGCCGGGCGAAGCCAAGGCCGTCCTGGAAAAGGGCCAGCCCCTGCTGGGTGGCAACCCGACCGCCAAGCAGATGCTGGCGGAGAGCACCAAGGCCGCGGCGGAAGACCAGAAGACCATCGACAAGACGGTGGCCGAGGCCGCCAAGGCCCCGACCGGCGTCCCGCTGGAAAAGCTGGGCCAGGCCTACGCCAGCTACGGCAACTACCCCAAGGCGATTGAGCTGATCCAGCAGGGCATCGCCAAGGGCGTGAAGGAACCGAACGACGCCAAGCTGCATCTGGCGGAGGTGTACGTCGCCGCCGGCCAGAAGGATCAGGCCGTGAAGATCTTCCAGGAACTGGCCAACGCCGGCCCGGGCTTCAAGGAACTGTCCAACGGCTGGCTGATCTATCTGAACCAGCCGGCTTAA
- a CDS encoding oligopeptide transporter, OPT family: protein MTQPGHSTMRELTLRGIILGALITVVFTAANVYLGLKVGLTFASSIPAAVISMAVLRLAKDSTIQENNFVQTLASAAGTLSSVIFVLPGLVIVGYWTGFPFWESAGICAVGGILGVMYTVPLRRAMVVQGNLPYPEGVAAAEVLKVGSPDTAGEAGADEASRGAGLRDVVAGTIVSIGFFLMTAMRFFTEQFQGFLRIGNAVTGIGTGLSMALLGAGYLVGATVGVAMFVGVAIAWFGAVPLLTWMHPPTDGMDLVKYANSVVWRQQVRLIGAGAIATAAIWTLIVLARPMVDGIRASLAAMKHVRGGQGHTLPRVERDIPFHYVMAFAAVLLVPLAGLFIAFILGTPLSGQLVTLVLACVAFAAVMGFIVAAASGYMAGLIGSSNSPISSIGILAAIASSLMLIGILGNTAVADPVVRATAVALALFTTAVVLTIATIANDNLQDLKTGQLVGATPWRQQVALVLGCVVGAVVIPPVLNLLQHAYGFAGAPLDPGMDPEKVLGAPQATLMATLATGILSGKLDWSMLGIGAIVGACLVIVDEVLKATTRRFRLPPLAVALGIYLPMTVTVPVSIGAFLAWLADRALERRAKAAGVPFATYADVPQRRAMLLASGMIVGESLFGVAQAAIISATGNQEPLAVMGDGFAGAAEWLGGAVFLVACLWSYRWVLAERK, encoded by the coding sequence ATGACCCAGCCCGGGCACAGCACGATGCGGGAACTGACCCTGCGCGGCATCATCCTGGGTGCCTTGATCACCGTGGTGTTCACCGCCGCCAACGTCTATCTGGGCCTGAAGGTCGGGCTGACCTTCGCCTCCTCCATCCCGGCGGCCGTCATCTCGATGGCGGTCCTGCGGCTGGCCAAGGACAGCACCATCCAGGAGAACAACTTCGTCCAGACCCTGGCATCGGCCGCCGGCACCCTGTCGTCGGTGATCTTCGTGTTGCCGGGCTTGGTGATCGTGGGGTACTGGACGGGCTTCCCCTTCTGGGAATCGGCCGGCATCTGCGCCGTGGGCGGCATCCTGGGCGTCATGTACACGGTACCGCTGCGCCGGGCCATGGTGGTGCAGGGCAACCTGCCCTATCCCGAGGGTGTGGCCGCGGCCGAGGTGCTGAAAGTCGGTTCGCCCGACACCGCCGGTGAGGCAGGGGCCGATGAGGCGTCCAGGGGGGCCGGCCTGCGCGACGTGGTGGCCGGCACCATCGTGTCCATCGGGTTCTTCCTGATGACCGCCATGCGCTTCTTCACCGAGCAGTTTCAGGGGTTCCTGCGCATCGGCAATGCCGTCACCGGCATCGGCACCGGCCTGTCCATGGCCCTGCTGGGTGCCGGCTACCTGGTCGGCGCCACGGTGGGCGTCGCCATGTTCGTGGGCGTGGCCATCGCGTGGTTCGGCGCGGTACCGCTGCTGACCTGGATGCACCCGCCGACGGACGGCATGGATCTGGTGAAGTACGCCAACAGCGTCGTCTGGCGCCAACAGGTTCGCCTGATCGGCGCCGGCGCCATCGCCACCGCCGCCATCTGGACGCTGATCGTCCTGGCCCGCCCCATGGTGGACGGCATTCGCGCCTCGCTGGCGGCCATGAAGCATGTGCGCGGCGGCCAGGGCCACACCCTGCCGCGGGTGGAGCGGGACATCCCCTTCCACTACGTCATGGCCTTCGCCGCCGTGCTGCTGGTGCCGCTGGCCGGCCTGTTCATCGCCTTCATCCTGGGCACGCCCCTGTCGGGCCAGCTGGTCACCCTGGTGCTGGCCTGCGTGGCCTTCGCCGCCGTGATGGGTTTCATCGTGGCCGCAGCCTCCGGCTACATGGCCGGCCTGATCGGCAGTTCCAACAGCCCCATCTCCAGCATCGGCATCCTGGCGGCCATCGCCTCGTCCCTGATGCTGATCGGCATCCTGGGCAACACCGCCGTGGCCGACCCGGTGGTGCGCGCCACCGCCGTGGCCCTGGCCCTGTTCACCACCGCCGTGGTGCTGACCATCGCCACCATCGCCAACGACAACCTTCAGGACCTGAAGACCGGCCAGCTGGTGGGCGCCACGCCCTGGCGCCAGCAGGTGGCCCTGGTGCTGGGCTGCGTCGTCGGCGCCGTGGTCATCCCGCCGGTGCTGAACCTGCTGCAGCACGCCTACGGCTTCGCCGGCGCGCCGCTGGATCCGGGCATGGACCCGGAAAAGGTGCTGGGCGCGCCGCAGGCGACGCTGATGGCCACCCTGGCCACCGGCATCCTCAGCGGCAAGCTGGACTGGTCCATGCTGGGCATCGGCGCCATCGTCGGCGCCTGCCTGGTGATCGTGGATGAGGTGCTGAAGGCCACCACCCGCCGCTTCCGCCTGCCGCCGCTGGCCGTGGCCCTGGGCATCTACCTGCCCATGACCGTCACCGTGCCCGTCAGCATCGGCGCCTTCCTGGCCTGGCTGGCCGACCGCGCGCTGGAACGCCGGGCCAAGGCCGCCGGCGTGCCCTTCGCCACATACGCCGACGTGCCGCAGCGCCGCGCCATGCTGCTGGCGTCCGGCATGATCGTGGGCGAGAGCCTGTTCGGTGTGGCCCAGGCGGCCATCATCTCCGCCACCGGCAACCAGGAGCCCCTGGCCGTCATGGGCGACGGCTTCGCCGGGGCCGCCGAATGGCTGGGTGGTGCCGTCTTCCTGGTGGCCTGCCTGTGGAGCTATCGCTGGGTGCTGGCCGAACGCAAGTGA
- a CDS encoding DUF1800 domain-containing protein, protein MVVSTPAPPSGAAVPPSAEWIFLNRFAYGPRPGDATALKQQGTARWLDEQIRLAAQPDPAPETRQHLDTAVLRIKYDAGDGWAALDEMRPLRTLGQPVDALWQLNEPGRKQPYQERVRPRMELAAATVIRSVYDPAQLGQVMTLFWHDHFSVNGADSYTAPALPAYDLAIRTHALGNFRDLLEAVATSPAMLIYLNNRSSRGGAANENYARELFELHTLGRDAYLNTQYDRWRDVPGALKGAPEGYIDQDVYEASRAFTGWSIQSGQDLGGYKAPSDGRFTYIEGWHDNYQKRVLAAEFDSYQPPQTDGHKVLDLLAAHPATAHYICAKLVRSLLGGEPSPDLVRAAAATWLDNRQRPDQIARVVRLIALSPAATAGWGARPKRPLELVASFARATGTPVTASEPLVGVMDSAGQKLYAWPSPDGHPVSDDYWLGAQNMRARWTLALGLAEGAWMPPGLAASAQMGPAAGHSGQAVAFWSDRLLGSPTAIDAGALLGGLDLDADAPPRVDNKTGEFANRRLAAYVAMSPAFQLR, encoded by the coding sequence ATGGTCGTCTCCACCCCGGCGCCACCGTCAGGAGCCGCCGTTCCGCCCAGCGCTGAATGGATATTCCTGAACCGCTTCGCCTACGGCCCCCGGCCCGGCGACGCCACCGCGTTGAAGCAGCAAGGCACGGCCCGCTGGCTGGATGAACAGATCCGCCTGGCCGCCCAGCCCGACCCGGCGCCGGAAACCCGGCAGCATTTGGACACCGCCGTCCTGCGCATCAAGTACGATGCCGGCGACGGCTGGGCCGCGCTGGACGAGATGCGGCCCCTGCGCACCCTGGGCCAGCCGGTCGATGCCCTGTGGCAGCTGAATGAGCCCGGACGCAAGCAGCCCTACCAGGAACGGGTGCGGCCCCGCATGGAACTGGCGGCCGCGACGGTCATCCGCAGCGTCTACGACCCGGCCCAGCTGGGCCAGGTGATGACCCTGTTCTGGCACGACCACTTTTCCGTCAACGGCGCCGACAGCTATACCGCCCCGGCCCTGCCGGCCTACGACCTGGCCATCCGCACCCACGCCCTGGGCAACTTCCGCGACCTGCTGGAGGCGGTGGCCACCAGCCCGGCCATGCTGATCTACCTGAACAACCGGTCGTCGCGCGGCGGGGCCGCCAATGAGAATTACGCCCGCGAACTGTTCGAGTTGCACACCCTGGGCCGCGACGCCTACCTCAACACCCAGTACGACCGCTGGCGCGACGTGCCCGGCGCCCTGAAAGGCGCACCCGAGGGCTACATCGACCAGGACGTCTATGAGGCCAGCCGCGCGTTCACGGGGTGGAGCATCCAGAGCGGCCAGGATCTGGGTGGCTACAAGGCGCCCAGCGACGGTCGCTTCACCTACATTGAAGGCTGGCACGACAACTACCAGAAGCGCGTGCTGGCGGCGGAGTTCGACAGCTATCAGCCGCCGCAGACCGACGGGCACAAGGTGCTGGACCTGCTGGCCGCCCACCCGGCCACCGCCCACTACATCTGCGCCAAGCTGGTGCGGTCGCTGCTGGGCGGCGAGCCGTCGCCGGATTTGGTGCGCGCGGCGGCGGCCACCTGGCTGGACAACCGCCAGCGCCCCGACCAGATCGCCCGGGTCGTGCGCCTGATCGCCCTGTCGCCGGCCGCCACGGCCGGCTGGGGCGCCCGGCCCAAGCGCCCCTTGGAACTGGTGGCCAGCTTCGCCCGCGCCACCGGCACGCCGGTCACGGCCAGCGAACCGCTGGTGGGCGTCATGGATAGCGCCGGGCAGAAGCTGTACGCCTGGCCCAGCCCGGACGGCCATCCCGTGTCCGACGATTACTGGCTGGGCGCCCAGAACATGCGGGCACGCTGGACCCTGGCCCTGGGCCTGGCGGAGGGGGCGTGGATGCCGCCCGGCCTGGCCGCATCCGCCCAGATGGGGCCGGCGGCCGGCCACAGCGGCCAGGCCGTCGCCTTCTGGTCCGACCGCCTGCTGGGCAGCCCCACGGCCATCGACGCCGGCGCCCTGCTGGGTGGCCTGGACCTGGATGCCGACGCCCCGCCCCGGGTGGACAACAAGACGGGCGAATTCGCCAACCGCCGCCTGGCCGCCTATGTGGCCATGAGCCCGGCCTTCCAGCTGCGTTGA
- a CDS encoding DUF1501 domain-containing protein — translation MAFKPLSALNRRDILKSLAAAGALTAGPGLGQLAFSTPGMAMADDGRILVVLFFRGGMDVMNFIGPSNDAVYIDARPADLRLLDSGDRAGIALDSDLAPGVDFRLHPEAGALHEIYRQGDLAIVQATGLANATRSHFEAQELMERGLAAEPKGNAALGTEGGWAARLLQQMGGNGGLTAVSTAGGVPRLLQGFPQALSIPDLRNGFGLPGGAGTQAVLERLYPGGGQSAAFNPDVSRSGRTALDAALRLNAALPRGPDGKVAAYQPEHGGAFEGDIGRSLETVARLIRMDAGLKVACVDMGGWDTHEGQAGRFKGLIHQMSGSLATFWNDLSDYHDRLTLVTVSEFGRRLRANRSGGTDHGHGSVMMVLGGGVAGGRLLGRWPGLQPQDLDERVDLAVTTDYREVLATVLKHRLGITQFDTVFPGFRPGTGDPALFRA, via the coding sequence ATGGCCTTCAAGCCCTTATCGGCGCTGAACCGGCGCGACATCCTGAAATCCCTGGCCGCCGCCGGCGCCCTGACCGCCGGCCCCGGCCTGGGCCAGCTGGCGTTCAGCACCCCCGGCATGGCCATGGCCGACGACGGCCGCATCCTGGTGGTGCTGTTCTTCCGCGGCGGCATGGACGTGATGAACTTCATCGGCCCGTCCAACGACGCCGTCTACATCGACGCCCGGCCGGCCGACCTGCGCCTGCTGGACAGCGGCGACAGGGCCGGCATCGCGCTGGACAGCGACCTGGCGCCAGGCGTGGACTTCCGCCTGCATCCCGAGGCCGGCGCCCTGCATGAAATCTACCGCCAGGGCGACTTGGCCATCGTCCAGGCCACCGGCCTGGCCAACGCCACGCGCAGCCATTTCGAGGCGCAGGAACTGATGGAACGTGGCCTGGCGGCGGAGCCCAAGGGCAACGCCGCCTTGGGCACGGAGGGCGGCTGGGCCGCCCGCCTGTTGCAGCAGATGGGCGGCAACGGCGGCCTGACGGCCGTCAGCACCGCCGGCGGCGTGCCCCGGCTGTTGCAGGGCTTCCCGCAGGCCCTGTCCATCCCCGACCTGCGCAACGGCTTCGGCCTGCCGGGTGGCGCCGGCACCCAGGCGGTGCTGGAACGGCTGTACCCCGGCGGCGGCCAGTCCGCCGCCTTCAACCCCGACGTCAGCCGAAGCGGACGCACCGCCCTGGACGCGGCGTTGCGCCTGAACGCCGCCCTGCCCCGGGGGCCGGACGGCAAGGTGGCGGCCTATCAGCCGGAACACGGCGGCGCGTTCGAGGGCGATATCGGCCGATCGCTGGAAACGGTGGCCCGGCTGATCCGCATGGATGCCGGCCTGAAGGTGGCCTGCGTCGACATGGGCGGCTGGGACACGCATGAGGGCCAGGCCGGCCGGTTCAAGGGCCTGATCCACCAGATGTCGGGCTCGCTGGCCACCTTCTGGAACGACCTGTCCGACTATCACGACCGCCTGACCCTGGTGACGGTCAGCGAGTTCGGCCGCCGCCTGCGCGCCAACCGCAGCGGCGGTACCGACCACGGCCACGGGTCGGTGATGATGGTGCTGGGCGGCGGGGTGGCCGGCGGCCGCCTGCTGGGCCGCTGGCCGGGACTACAGCCCCAGGATTTGGACGAACGCGTGGATTTGGCGGTCACCACCGATTACCGCGAGGTGCTGGCCACCGTGCTGAAGCACCGGCTGGGCATCACCCAGTTCGACACCGTCTTCCCCGGCTTCCGCCCCGGCACCGGCGACCCGGCGCTATTCAGAGCCTAA